The following are encoded in a window of Microcoleus sp. bin38.metabat.b11b12b14.051 genomic DNA:
- a CDS encoding pentapeptide repeat-containing protein — translation MTNDLEAIRQGKIHILAGINLAGADLAGADLAGADLSQANLTGANLAGANLQRAVLRANLRGADLSGADLRGADFRNADLRGASFANALVRDASFGGAFLTAVSIGNLDLSGVDLRGADLRGANLSRAILQQADLSNANLSGADLSWADLEEAILNGAVLRGANLTGANLLCAAIEHTIWDGALLDHACLQGTPLSP, via the coding sequence ATGACTAATGACCTCGAAGCCATACGCCAAGGCAAAATTCATATATTGGCCGGCATAAATTTAGCTGGCGCCGATTTAGCGGGAGCAGATCTCGCTGGTGCCGACTTATCTCAAGCTAACTTAACAGGAGCAAATCTGGCCGGTGCTAACTTGCAGCGGGCGGTACTGCGAGCAAACCTTCGCGGTGCTGACTTGAGTGGTGCTGACTTGCGCGGCGCAGATTTTCGGAATGCTGACTTGCGCGGTGCTTCCTTTGCTAACGCTTTAGTCCGCGATGCAAGTTTTGGGGGTGCTTTTTTGACCGCAGTCTCGATCGGCAATTTGGACTTAAGCGGTGTCGATTTGCGCGGCGCGGACTTGCGGGGCGCTAATTTGTCTCGCGCCATCTTGCAGCAGGCTGATTTGAGCAATGCCAATTTGTCCGGTGCAGACTTGTCCTGGGCTGATTTGGAAGAAGCTATTCTGAATGGAGCCGTACTGCGAGGTGCTAACCTGACGGGGGCTAATTTGCTCTGTGCTGCGATCGAACATACCATCTGGGATGGAGCTTTGCTCGATCACGCTTGTCTCCAAGGCACTCCCCTGAGCCCTTAA
- a CDS encoding DUF2993 domain-containing protein has protein sequence MVAALFSGTSFQGQSGDRLVSKVAGAAIAALFKRSEKAEANIRVEPVAKLLQGSIDGFDFVGKGMLMYNGLRIEVMELYLQALSIDFGAIFAGQVKLRQPTQANMRVVLSRSDLTTSFNTPFVVEKLQKLSYQDQSLHFQNTEVSFGADKSIRLQSEITIGNSSEPVKIDITAQLQVEDRRKIQFVSVTYGGDGQAIDLAQAIIVHVNNLLDLDKFALEGTQLRVDRCRVQNDELVFYGWAGIEQFPKGKR, from the coding sequence ATGGTAGCAGCTTTGTTTAGCGGTACATCCTTTCAAGGTCAAAGTGGCGATCGCCTTGTCAGCAAAGTAGCAGGAGCTGCGATCGCGGCCTTATTCAAACGTTCAGAAAAGGCAGAAGCCAACATCCGAGTCGAACCTGTGGCCAAACTATTGCAGGGAAGCATCGACGGTTTCGACTTCGTTGGCAAAGGTATGCTAATGTACAACGGCCTACGCATAGAGGTGATGGAACTTTACTTGCAAGCACTCTCCATTGATTTTGGGGCGATTTTTGCAGGTCAAGTCAAATTGCGGCAGCCTACCCAGGCAAATATGCGAGTCGTCTTAAGTCGATCGGATTTAACCACCTCATTCAACACGCCTTTTGTAGTTGAAAAACTTCAAAAGCTGAGTTACCAAGATCAATCTCTGCACTTTCAAAACACTGAAGTCAGCTTCGGGGCCGACAAATCTATTCGGCTTCAGTCCGAAATTACGATCGGCAATTCCAGCGAACCAGTCAAAATAGATATTACAGCTCAGTTGCAAGTAGAAGACCGACGCAAAATCCAATTTGTCAGCGTTACTTACGGCGGTGACGGGCAAGCCATAGACTTGGCTCAAGCTATAATTGTCCACGTAAATAACTTGCTAGATTTAGACAAATTTGCCTTAGAAGGTACTCAACTGCGAGTAGACAGGTGTCGAGTTCAAAACGACGAGCTGGTTTTCTACGGTTGGGCTGGCATCGAACAGTTCCCCAAAGGCAAGCGCTAA
- a CDS encoding DUF1816 domain-containing protein — protein MLGFYLFGLYLAALSVFVGPSRRAPEKWWVEIVTDLPYCTYYFGPFETDKEASCHTPGYIEDLESEGAKRLSVRIKRCHPSELTICESEFSNSIAA, from the coding sequence ATGCTTGGATTTTATTTATTTGGTCTCTACCTCGCAGCCTTGTCCGTATTTGTCGGGCCCAGCCGCCGCGCACCCGAGAAATGGTGGGTAGAAATCGTCACAGATTTGCCCTACTGTACCTACTATTTTGGCCCCTTCGAGACCGACAAAGAAGCCTCCTGTCACACTCCGGGCTATATAGAAGACTTGGAAAGCGAAGGAGCTAAAAGACTTAGCGTCCGCATCAAACGGTGTCATCCTTCGGAACTCACCATCTGCGAAAGTGAATTCTCAAACAGTATCGCTGCTTAA
- a CDS encoding DUF1816 domain-containing protein encodes MFGLYLFGMYVAAFWILTQPMGSSRGREWWVEVDTDSPKRTYYFGPYETKDEASNNTSGYIKDLEKKGAKKISINIKQGRQPSQLTASDE; translated from the coding sequence ATGTTCGGACTTTATCTATTCGGTATGTACGTTGCAGCTTTCTGGATACTGACTCAACCGATGGGTAGCAGTAGAGGTCGCGAGTGGTGGGTAGAAGTTGACACAGATTCGCCCAAACGCACCTATTACTTTGGCCCCTACGAAACCAAGGATGAAGCTTCTAATAATACGAGTGGCTACATCAAAGATTTGGAAAAGAAAGGAGCTAAAAAAATTAGCATTAACATCAAGCAAGGTCGCCAGCCCAGTCAGCTAACTGCTAGCGATGAGTAA
- a CDS encoding FkbM family methyltransferase: protein MFQKIEYSLARIIDKLLPSAAVKPLRDTWREWRGNPEITVARYLCDPSRLAFDIGANSGCFTHDLARSSAGCEAFEPNPILVKLLEESCKGEAVRIHSCALSDREQQTDLVIPTIEGNDYLALATIEPDNQFPAVELRKFTVDCYPLDSFNFSPVGFMKIDVEGHELAVIKGAQKTIERDQPNFLIEAEERHKPGAVENLLNYFSNCGYEGFFMLGRQILPIDKFSLVLHQPDSSIQFDKILPGKTYANNFIFTKNQAAIAKWQRVV from the coding sequence ATGTTCCAAAAAATTGAATACTCGCTAGCTAGAATCATCGACAAGTTACTACCGAGCGCTGCGGTTAAGCCTCTCCGAGATACTTGGAGGGAATGGCGGGGAAATCCAGAGATTACTGTGGCTCGCTACTTGTGCGATCCGTCTCGCTTGGCGTTTGATATCGGAGCCAACAGCGGATGTTTCACCCATGACTTAGCTCGCTCTTCAGCAGGTTGTGAAGCTTTTGAACCCAACCCGATACTTGTGAAACTGCTGGAGGAGAGCTGTAAGGGCGAAGCGGTACGGATACATTCCTGTGCTCTTTCCGATCGCGAGCAGCAAACAGATTTAGTCATCCCTACCATTGAAGGCAACGATTACCTAGCTCTCGCCACTATCGAACCAGACAACCAGTTTCCTGCGGTTGAACTACGGAAATTTACTGTTGATTGTTATCCTCTCGATAGCTTCAACTTCTCGCCAGTAGGCTTTATGAAAATTGATGTAGAAGGTCACGAGCTAGCTGTAATCAAAGGTGCTCAAAAGACAATCGAGCGCGATCAACCTAACTTTTTAATCGAAGCAGAAGAACGTCACAAGCCCGGGGCAGTAGAAAATTTGTTAAACTATTTTTCTAACTGCGGTTACGAAGGTTTCTTCATGTTAGGCAGACAAATTTTACCGATTGATAAGTTCAGTCTAGTTCTACACCAGCCAGATTCTAGCATACAATTTGACAAAATTCTTCCAGGTAAAACCTATGCAAACAACTTCATTTTTACCAAGAATCAAGCAGCAATTGCAAAGTGGCAGCGCGTTGTCTGA
- a CDS encoding J domain-containing protein, producing the protein MAATDFKDYYAILGLNKTASSDEIKKTFRKLARKYHPDMNPGNKEAEARFKEVNEAYEVLSDAEKRKKYDQYGQYWKQAAATGGGWPGGAGTNVDFGGVDFSQYGSFDEFINALLGRAASSGAGSSRSSKWNYSNYRTSTGGPTGFGGFEDFAGYENRTAGNSLDTEVVISLTLGEAFGGTSKRVATGEVSIPAGVKSGSKIRVKGKGQVDPYTKQQGDLYLKLEVLPHPFFQFEGENLVCEVPITPDEAVLGASIEVPAPEGTIVVKFPPGMRSGQSLRLRGKGWPKPKKDERTDLLVKIAIVPPKELTALERECYEKIKANRTFNPRNTLNQMAL; encoded by the coding sequence ATGGCTGCAACGGATTTTAAAGACTATTACGCTATTTTGGGGCTCAACAAAACTGCCAGCTCAGACGAAATTAAAAAAACTTTTCGCAAACTAGCCCGGAAATATCACCCGGACATGAATCCGGGGAATAAAGAAGCCGAAGCTCGTTTTAAAGAAGTAAACGAAGCTTATGAAGTGCTTTCAGACGCAGAAAAACGCAAAAAATACGACCAATACGGTCAATACTGGAAGCAAGCGGCTGCAACTGGCGGGGGATGGCCGGGTGGGGCGGGTACGAATGTAGACTTTGGCGGCGTTGACTTCAGCCAGTACGGCAGTTTTGACGAATTTATCAATGCTTTGCTCGGCCGCGCCGCCAGCAGCGGTGCTGGTAGCAGCCGCAGCAGCAAGTGGAATTACAGCAACTACCGCACCAGCACCGGCGGGCCCACAGGTTTTGGCGGATTTGAAGATTTCGCCGGGTACGAAAACCGCACCGCAGGAAACTCTCTCGACACTGAAGTGGTGATTTCCCTGACTCTGGGGGAAGCCTTTGGCGGCACTTCCAAGCGAGTCGCCACAGGCGAAGTTTCGATTCCTGCGGGAGTGAAAAGCGGTAGCAAAATTCGGGTTAAAGGTAAAGGTCAAGTTGATCCTTACACGAAGCAGCAGGGAGATTTGTACCTAAAATTAGAAGTTTTACCTCACCCTTTCTTTCAATTTGAAGGAGAGAATCTGGTCTGCGAAGTGCCGATAACTCCCGACGAAGCGGTGTTGGGAGCTTCTATTGAAGTGCCGGCGCCTGAAGGTACGATCGTTGTAAAATTTCCGCCGGGTATGCGATCGGGTCAGTCTTTGCGGCTGCGAGGGAAAGGATGGCCGAAACCGAAGAAAGATGAACGCACTGATTTGTTGGTAAAAATTGCGATCGTCCCGCCGAAAGAACTCACAGCCCTAGAGCGCGAATGCTACGAAAAAATCAAGGCAAATCGCACTTTTAATCCCCGCAACACTTTAAACCAGATGGCACTTTAA
- a CDS encoding glucose-1-phosphate adenylyltransferase, whose translation MKNVLAIILGGGVGTRLYPLTKLRAKPAVPLAGKYRLIDIPVSNCINSEIVKIYVLTQFNSASLNRHISRTYQFSGFTEGFVEVLAAQQTQENPNWFQGTADAVRQYISLLEQWDVDEYLILSGDHLYRMDYQKFVDRHRETNADITLSVLPMDEKRASDFGLMKIDDNGRIISFSEKPKGDALKQMQVDTTKLGLTPQQAQESPYIASMGIYVFKKEVLIKLLKESPNQTDFGKEIIPNSSKDHNVQAYLFDDYWEDIGTIEAFYDANLALTKQPKPPFSFYDEKAPIYTRPRFLPPTKLLDTHVTESIIAEGCILKQCRIDHSVLGVRSRIEAGCTIQDTLVMGADFYEPDAERHSSLDNGGVALGIGADTTIRRAIVDKNARIGRNVQIINKDRVEEANRENQGFYIRSGIVVVLKNATIPDGTII comes from the coding sequence TTGAAAAACGTCTTAGCCATCATCCTCGGTGGCGGTGTCGGCACCCGCCTTTACCCCCTAACCAAACTGCGAGCCAAACCCGCAGTTCCCCTCGCAGGCAAATATCGCCTCATCGATATTCCTGTCAGCAACTGCATCAACTCCGAAATAGTCAAAATCTACGTCCTCACCCAATTCAACTCGGCATCCCTGAACCGGCACATCTCTCGCACTTACCAGTTTTCGGGCTTCACCGAGGGATTTGTCGAGGTGCTCGCCGCCCAGCAAACTCAGGAAAACCCTAACTGGTTTCAAGGGACAGCGGACGCAGTTCGCCAATATATCTCGCTGCTTGAACAGTGGGACGTTGACGAATACTTGATTCTCTCAGGCGACCACCTCTACCGCATGGACTATCAGAAGTTTGTGGATAGACACCGCGAAACCAATGCCGATATCACCCTCTCGGTTTTGCCAATGGACGAGAAGCGGGCCTCGGATTTTGGTTTGATGAAAATCGACGACAACGGCCGCATTATTTCTTTCAGCGAAAAGCCAAAAGGCGATGCGCTCAAACAAATGCAGGTGGATACTACTAAACTGGGACTGACACCGCAGCAGGCTCAGGAAAGTCCTTACATTGCTTCGATGGGGATTTACGTCTTCAAAAAAGAAGTTCTGATTAAACTCCTGAAAGAATCTCCCAACCAAACTGATTTTGGTAAAGAGATTATTCCGAATTCTTCAAAAGACCACAACGTTCAAGCTTATTTGTTTGACGATTATTGGGAAGATATCGGAACCATTGAGGCTTTTTATGATGCTAACTTGGCGCTGACAAAACAGCCTAAGCCTCCTTTCAGTTTCTACGACGAAAAGGCGCCGATTTACACTCGCCCGCGTTTCTTGCCGCCGACTAAGCTTTTAGATACTCATGTGACTGAATCGATTATTGCTGAAGGGTGTATTCTCAAACAGTGCCGGATCGACCATTCTGTGTTGGGAGTTCGATCGCGTATTGAAGCTGGATGTACGATTCAAGATACCCTGGTTATGGGCGCTGACTTCTACGAACCGGACGCCGAACGGCATTCGAGTTTGGACAATGGTGGAGTCGCCCTCGGTATCGGTGCAGATACTACAATTCGCCGCGCGATTGTAGATAAAAATGCCCGCATCGGCCGCAACGTTCAAATCATTAATAAAGACCGAGTGGAAGAAGCCAACCGCGAAAACCAAGGTTTTTACATCCGCAGCGGCATTGTCGTAGTCCTGAAAAATGCCACGATTCCTGATGGAACTATCATTTAG
- a CDS encoding alpha-amylase family glycosyl hydrolase produces the protein MQIQTPDWVKHAVFYQIFPDRFAKSKQPRKRLLQNFMWEEWHEIPTLQGYKGGDLWGVMEQLDYLQDLGINAIYFTPIFQSACNHRYHTHDYYQVDPMLGGNPAFKDLLDAAHARNIKIVLDGVFNHASRGFFFFHDILENGPHSPWVDWFKIEGWPLSAYDGNFPANYAGWDGNRALPEFNHDNPEVREYIMEIAEYWVKFGIDGWRLDVPFEIKSPGFWQEFRERVKAINPEAYIVGEVWEDAREWLDGSQFDGVMNYLFAGPTIAFAAGDRVDLAQIEGRSYHPYPPLFAKQYGEKIQQVLELYPWPIQLTQLNLLASHDTARLISIAGGDKPSVELASLLLLTFPGAPSIYYGDEVGLPGALDPDSRRGFPLEAHWELDVLDYHKQLIALRHKYAALRTGDYQILFAEGTVYVFARILGDEEIVVAVNVATEAAHISFEAPNLKSPHEKLLFGKGEFVWKGEGETRSLELILPARSGLILGSDN, from the coding sequence ATGCAAATTCAAACGCCTGACTGGGTTAAACACGCGGTATTTTACCAAATATTCCCCGATCGCTTTGCCAAAAGCAAACAGCCCCGCAAACGCCTCCTGCAAAACTTTATGTGGGAAGAATGGCACGAAATCCCCACCCTTCAAGGCTACAAAGGCGGCGACTTGTGGGGCGTTATGGAACAGCTAGATTACCTGCAAGACTTAGGCATAAACGCAATTTATTTCACCCCGATATTTCAGTCAGCCTGCAATCACCGCTACCACACCCACGACTACTATCAAGTCGATCCAATGTTAGGTGGAAATCCAGCATTTAAAGACCTTCTAGACGCCGCCCACGCTCGCAACATCAAAATCGTCCTCGACGGCGTATTCAACCACGCCAGCCGCGGCTTTTTCTTCTTTCACGACATCCTCGAAAACGGCCCCCATTCTCCTTGGGTAGATTGGTTTAAAATAGAAGGCTGGCCACTATCTGCCTACGACGGCAATTTTCCGGCTAATTACGCAGGTTGGGACGGAAACCGAGCCTTACCAGAATTCAATCACGACAATCCTGAAGTGCGAGAATACATCATGGAAATCGCCGAATACTGGGTTAAATTCGGCATCGACGGCTGGCGGCTGGACGTTCCTTTTGAAATTAAAAGTCCGGGATTTTGGCAGGAATTTAGAGAACGAGTTAAAGCAATTAATCCCGAAGCTTACATTGTCGGGGAAGTTTGGGAAGATGCCAGAGAATGGCTCGATGGCAGTCAATTTGACGGAGTAATGAATTATCTGTTTGCGGGGCCAACTATTGCTTTTGCTGCGGGCGACAGAGTTGATTTAGCCCAAATTGAAGGCCGTTCTTACCATCCCTATCCGCCGCTGTTTGCTAAACAATATGGCGAAAAAATTCAGCAGGTTTTGGAACTTTACCCCTGGCCGATCCAGCTAACTCAACTCAATTTGTTGGCGAGTCACGATACAGCCCGGTTAATCTCCATTGCTGGAGGCGATAAACCTAGCGTCGAACTCGCTAGTTTGCTGTTGTTAACTTTTCCCGGAGCTCCGAGTATTTACTACGGCGATGAAGTTGGTTTACCTGGTGCTCTCGATCCCGATTCTCGCCGCGGTTTTCCCTTAGAAGCTCACTGGGAACTTGATGTTTTAGATTATCACAAGCAGTTGATTGCTTTGCGGCACAAATATGCTGCCCTCCGCACCGGAGATTACCAGATTCTGTTTGCTGAGGGAACGGTTTACGTTTTTGCTCGGATTTTGGGGGATGAGGAAATAGTTGTGGCTGTCAATGTGGCTACCGAAGCAGCTCATATTAGCTTTGAGGCACCTAACTTGAAATCTCCTCACGAGAAATTGCTGTTCGGTAAAGGCGAGTTTGTTTGGAAAGGTGAAGGGGAAACTCGATCTTTAGAATTGATCCTGCCGGCGCGATCGGGATTGATTTTAGGTTCGGATAATTAG
- a CDS encoding DUF2358 domain-containing protein — protein sequence MQAEQAADTLKADLPTLFEKDISYDIYTKDVYFQDPVNKFKGKINYRIIFWTLRFHGQLFFTEIYFDLHDVSQTSPDTIVATWTVRGTLRVPWKARIFFNGYSTYKLDEDGLIYQHIDTWDRDPGEILKQFFRKGGDTGLGVLPRISKVVPAT from the coding sequence ATGCAGGCAGAACAAGCAGCAGACACACTGAAAGCGGATCTCCCAACCCTTTTTGAGAAAGACATCTCCTATGACATCTACACAAAAGATGTTTATTTTCAAGACCCTGTTAATAAATTTAAAGGAAAAATCAACTACCGGATTATCTTTTGGACACTGCGGTTTCACGGGCAGCTATTTTTCACCGAAATTTACTTCGACCTACACGACGTAAGTCAGACAAGCCCTGATACTATTGTGGCAACTTGGACTGTTCGCGGGACACTGCGCGTACCCTGGAAAGCTCGGATCTTCTTCAACGGCTATTCAACCTACAAGCTGGATGAGGACGGTTTAATTTACCAACATATCGACACCTGGGACAGAGATCCCGGAGAGATTCTCAAGCAGTTTTTCCGCAAGGGCGGGGATACTGGGCTCGGGGTTTTACCAAGAATTTCAAAGGTGGTACCCGCCACGTGA
- a CDS encoding histidinol-phosphate transaminase: MLPFIRKDLAELTAYTPHPGGASGESTHSQSVLDRLDTNECAYDLPEELKQKLAWTYQQLIETNRYPDGGHAALKQAIAQYVNESLNIPPLNNGESLNVPPLNNGESLNVPPLNKGESLNVPPLNKGGLGGVKPPQTAITADNISVGNGSDELIRSLLIATCLGGAGSILVANPTFSMYGITAKTLGIPVVSVARREDNFEIDINAAKRAILSVDEAPVGAGCANDQNQNPPVRIVFVVHPNSPTANALTTNEIEWLSTLPENILVVIDEAYFEFSQNTLADRLHQHPNWIILRTFSKAFRLASMRVGYAIAHPELTAALEKIRLPYNLPSFSQTAAEFALAQRQLLLAVIPEIIAERAKLIAALTQHPTLQVWPSAANFVYLRAKATEGASIEQKHQQIMQQLKERGTLIRHTGGGLRITVGSPEENQRTVDRIAAILT, encoded by the coding sequence ATGCTTCCCTTTATCCGCAAAGACTTAGCCGAACTTACCGCCTACACTCCCCATCCGGGCGGCGCCTCAGGAGAATCAACGCACTCCCAAAGCGTACTCGATCGCCTCGACACTAACGAATGCGCCTATGATTTACCAGAGGAATTAAAACAAAAGCTAGCCTGGACTTACCAGCAGTTAATCGAGACAAATCGCTATCCCGATGGAGGCCACGCAGCCCTGAAACAGGCGATCGCCCAATATGTCAACGAATCCCTAAATATCCCCCCCCTTAACAATGGGGAGAGCCTCAACGTCCCCCCCCTTAACAATGGGGAGAGCCTCAACGTCCCCCCCCTTAACAAGGGGGAGAGCCTCAACGTCCCCCCCCTTAACAAGGGGGGGCTAGGGGGGGTCAAACCACCACAAACCGCCATTACAGCCGACAATATTTCTGTCGGTAACGGTTCTGACGAACTAATTCGATCGCTCTTAATCGCTACTTGCTTGGGCGGCGCAGGTTCGATACTCGTCGCCAATCCCACATTTTCAATGTACGGAATTACCGCCAAAACCCTCGGCATTCCCGTTGTCAGCGTGGCGCGCAGAGAGGATAATTTTGAAATCGACATTAATGCAGCAAAAAGAGCGATCCTCTCCGTTGATGAGGCTCCCGTAGGGGCGGGCTGCGCTAACGACCAAAATCAAAATCCCCCCGTGCGTATCGTCTTTGTCGTGCATCCCAATTCCCCCACAGCCAATGCTTTAACAACCAATGAAATAGAATGGTTGTCTACTTTACCCGAAAATATATTAGTAGTAATTGACGAAGCTTATTTTGAATTCAGCCAAAACACTTTAGCAGACAGATTGCACCAGCATCCGAACTGGATAATTTTGCGGACATTTTCTAAAGCATTTCGACTGGCGTCAATGAGAGTCGGATATGCGATCGCCCATCCGGAACTCACAGCCGCCTTAGAAAAAATTCGCCTTCCCTACAACCTCCCCAGTTTTTCGCAAACCGCAGCCGAATTCGCTCTAGCGCAGCGGCAGTTATTGCTAGCAGTAATTCCCGAAATTATCGCCGAAAGAGCCAAATTAATTGCAGCGCTAACTCAGCATCCAACATTACAAGTTTGGCCAAGTGCAGCTAACTTCGTTTACCTGCGCGCGAAAGCCACTGAAGGCGCATCTATCGAACAAAAACACCAACAAATCATGCAGCAGTTAAAAGAGCGAGGTACTTTGATTCGGCACACCGGAGGAGGTTTGCGAATTACTGTGGGTTCTCCCGAGGAAAATCAGCGCACAGTCGATCGCATCGCTGCGATTTTGACTTGA
- a CDS encoding WGxxGxxG family protein, which yields MKVNSSHLCKNATATLIALSVAVLPSAMPASAQTNSAPAQNNNGSNRVILDTTPFQESKGDNNHWGALGLLGLLGLLNLFRKDEPKRYREPMAGE from the coding sequence ATGAAAGTTAATTCTTCGCATCTCTGTAAAAATGCCACCGCTACCCTGATAGCTTTGAGTGTGGCTGTTCTCCCTTCAGCAATGCCCGCCTCGGCTCAAACTAATTCCGCTCCAGCACAGAACAATAATGGTTCTAATCGAGTGATTTTAGATACAACTCCGTTTCAAGAAAGCAAGGGCGACAACAATCACTGGGGTGCTTTGGGTTTGTTGGGCCTCCTCGGCTTGCTTAATCTGTTTCGCAAGGATGAACCCAAACGCTACCGCGAGCCGATGGCTGGGGAATAA
- a CDS encoding ROK family protein has protein sequence MTEQNKSTRTLAVDIGGSGIKVMVLDAEGEPLTERSRLETPQPPKPEPVLETIASLASGQGEFDRVSVGFPGVVCRGIIKTAVNLDPSWIDFDLATTLKDRLGKPVRVANDADIQGLGSIAGTGVELVITLGTGFGSALFVDGILVPNLELGHHQFRKGETYEQQLGRLALDTVGAKRWNRRLEKALTSLQNLFNCDRIYIGGGNTKKIAFDLPPQVKIVPNVSGLLGGIALWRD, from the coding sequence ATGACTGAACAAAATAAATCGACTCGCACCTTAGCCGTTGACATTGGCGGAAGTGGCATCAAAGTTATGGTTTTGGACGCTGAAGGTGAACCCCTAACTGAACGCAGCCGTTTAGAAACGCCTCAACCACCCAAGCCCGAACCTGTACTAGAGACGATCGCCTCTTTGGCCAGCGGACAAGGCGAATTTGACCGAGTATCCGTCGGTTTTCCCGGCGTTGTGTGTCGCGGCATCATCAAAACCGCAGTCAATTTAGATCCGTCTTGGATAGATTTTGACCTAGCAACTACTCTCAAAGATCGCTTGGGAAAACCAGTGCGAGTAGCTAACGATGCCGATATTCAAGGATTGGGTTCAATTGCCGGGACGGGAGTAGAATTAGTAATTACCCTCGGCACCGGTTTCGGTTCTGCCTTATTTGTCGATGGTATCTTGGTGCCAAATCTCGAATTAGGGCATCACCAGTTTCGCAAAGGGGAAACTTACGAACAGCAACTAGGGCGTTTGGCCTTAGATACCGTAGGTGCCAAAAGGTGGAACCGCCGTCTGGAAAAAGCACTCACCTCTCTGCAAAATCTCTTTAACTGCGATCGCATTTACATCGGCGGTGGCAATACAAAAAAAATTGCTTTTGATTTACCGCCCCAGGTTAAAATAGTACCGAATGTCAGCGGGTTGTTGGGCGGAATTGCTTTGTGGCGCGATTGA
- a CDS encoding YqiA/YcfP family alpha/beta fold hydrolase has translation MNLQNDSSYIYLHGFASTPDSIKAKYFRDRFYSLGIDLKTPDLNHNDFSRLTLTRQLDQIETEFLQTQSTESVENVKKLEEVTIIGSSFGGLTAAWLAQRQLSVKQIVLLAPAFQFLSHWLPQLGQQQLEKWQSEKYLPVYHYGEQRYLPLNYQFVADMGQYPEEKLMRPVPTLILHGKHDTIVPIQASRSFSEHRPWVKLIELEDDHSLGNVLDEIWEAIPKFCQFK, from the coding sequence ATGAATTTACAAAACGATTCTAGTTACATTTATTTACACGGATTTGCTTCAACTCCAGATTCAATTAAGGCTAAATATTTTCGCGATCGCTTTTATTCCCTAGGAATTGACCTCAAAACTCCCGATCTCAATCACAATGATTTTTCGCGCCTCACTCTCACGCGCCAATTAGACCAAATAGAAACAGAATTTCTGCAAACCCAATCCACGGAATCTGTAGAAAATGTAAAAAAACTAGAGGAAGTTACCATCATTGGCTCTAGTTTTGGCGGACTGACAGCGGCTTGGCTGGCCCAGCGACAACTATCAGTAAAACAAATAGTTTTGCTAGCACCGGCTTTTCAATTTCTCTCCCACTGGCTGCCACAGTTAGGACAGCAACAGTTAGAAAAGTGGCAGTCTGAGAAATATTTGCCAGTTTACCACTACGGCGAACAGCGTTATCTGCCGTTAAATTATCAGTTTGTGGCAGATATGGGTCAATACCCTGAAGAAAAATTAATGCGACCAGTCCCTACGTTAATTCTGCACGGTAAGCATGATACGATCGTACCGATTCAAGCTAGCAGAAGTTTTTCCGAGCATCGTCCCTGGGTGAAATTAATCGAACTAGAGGACGATCATTCTTTGGGAAATGTCCTAGATGAAATTTGGGAAGCGATACCAAAGTTTTGCCAATTCAAATAA
- a CDS encoding Spy/CpxP family protein refolding chaperone, with protein MSIRRISAIALLMFALGTTAAATAAPSPDQPENIAQNQRPNRAGGKENGLFDKLNLSADQKQKMQAVRDRYKDQVSQRMQAVRQTRQELETMMSGTTANVSQIRDKHRQIIGLTQQLQELRFENTLAMRELLTAEQRTQLSQLMQQRREAAKTRKQNSQKAQ; from the coding sequence ATGTCTATTCGCCGAATTTCAGCCATAGCTCTTTTAATGTTTGCCCTCGGCACTACAGCCGCTGCAACCGCAGCTCCCAGCCCCGACCAACCGGAAAATATTGCCCAAAACCAGCGTCCAAATCGAGCTGGTGGCAAAGAAAACGGGCTGTTCGACAAACTTAATTTAAGCGCCGATCAAAAGCAGAAAATGCAGGCAGTTCGCGATCGCTACAAAGACCAGGTTTCCCAGCGAATGCAAGCAGTCCGCCAAACCAGACAAGAATTGGAAACAATGATGTCGGGCACCACAGCAAATGTCAGCCAAATCCGCGACAAACACCGCCAAATCATAGGATTGACACAGCAGTTGCAAGAGCTGCGATTTGAAAATACGCTAGCCATGCGGGAACTCCTCACCGCCGAACAGCGCACCCAATTATCTCAACTGATGCAGCAGCGCCGGGAAGCTGCTAAAACCAGAAAACAAAACAGTCAAAAAGCCCAATAA